In Debaryomyces hansenii CBS767 chromosome B complete sequence, one genomic interval encodes:
- a CDS encoding DEHA2B11660p (similar to uniprot|Q12010 Saccharomyces cerevisiae YOL092W) has protein sequence MAPPPPIIIDAQAVSGITGSISLACWIIVFAPQIYENFRRKSSDGLSLSFIILWLAGDVFNVLGSILQGVLPTMIILAIYYTLADVVLLWQCLVYGLGEKADFIHLSPANPLNDDVLETALSSEERTTVFSDDEDLEGGNQEVRIGDDNSKITTLMSAVYKTLMVLIVIFAGLVGWYISYVKDAHRGGKHHPGKHSPQDLVYDPLAQFFGWLCAVFYLGSRIPQILLNYKRKSCEGISFMFFLFACLGNLTYVISILAIDMSWYYLWVNSSWLAGSLGTLALDFTIFVQFFLYNEDSEDSEDSEDQSLVSGSQDSYGTVQ, from the coding sequence ATGGCGCCTCCTCCTCCTATTATTATCGACGCACAAGCTGTAAGTGGAATTACGGGATCAATTTCACTAGCATGTTGGATTATTGTATTTGCTCCACaaatttatgaaaattttcgTAGAAAGTCATCAGATGGCTTATCGTTGCTGTTTATCATATTGTGGTTGGCGGGTGATGTTTTCAATGTTCTTGGATCGATTTTGCAGGGAGTTTTGCCCACAATGATTATTTTGGCGATTTATTATACGTTGGCGGACGTGGTTTTGTTATGGCAATGCTTGGTGTATGGACTCGGGGAAAAGGCCGATTTCATACACTTATCGCCTGCCAATCCGTTGAATGATGATGTGTTGGAGACGGCTTTATCGAGCGAAGAACGCACTACTGTATTTAGCGATGACGAAGACTTGGAAGGGGGCAATCAAGAGGTGAGAATAGGTGACGATAACTCGAAAATAACGACATTGATGTCGGCGGTATACAAGACGTTGATGGTATTGATAGTTATATTTGCGGGCCTCGTTGGGTGGTACATTTCATACGTCAAGGATGCACACCGCGGAGGAAAACATCATCCTGGCAAACACAGTCCACAAGACCTTGTATATGATCCTCTTGCCCAATTTTTTGGATGGCTCTGTGCAGTGTTCTATTTGGGCTCACGTATACCGCAAATTCTACTTAATTATAAGAGAAAATCGTGTGAGGGCATTTCTTTCATGTTTTTCCTTTTTGCATGTCTTGGTAACTTGACCTACGTCATTTCGATTTTGGCTATTGATATGAGTTGGTACTACTTATGGGTCAACTCATCGTGGTTAGCCGGCTCGCTTGGTACTTTGGCATTGGATTTCACCATTTTTGTCCAATTTTTCCTCTATAACGAAGACAGTGAAGATTCAGAAGATTCAGAAGATCAAAGCTTGGTTAGTGGATCACAAGATTCTTACGGAACTGTTCAATAG
- a CDS encoding DEHA2B11682p (similar to uniprot|P39518 Saccharomyces cerevisiae YER015W FAA2 Long chain fatty acyl-CoA synthetase), producing the protein MRGDVGDIDYTLKAKWKASEEDVHGYIYYSKYHLIIPTNLNIFIGKSETRKMNLAEDFTHSLYGCNDTANVESLISTLPLESSKTINSVAIDSVQKPYSPTYRNQGITDRLVSNIHPQLNTYNKLFNNSVKLFRDRACLGSRPYNYETGESEKYFRSYSYEEVDERRKNLGSGILHILQESEFKTNSPEHKKIDNHLRNWEKYGSIVGDRESNCSFIVSIFSANRLEWVLADLACSAYSLTNTALYDTLGTDATKYILELTKSPVVISSRDKIKVIVDLKRRFPDQLRDLITIVSMDPLFHLSENSRFKAEDKSLISLAKDSGISLFDIDHVEKIGNSFRIDELPPTPETMYTVSFTSGTTGSKPKGVMLTQENAATAITFLTSTMPQVDHGKAFIFLPLTHIYERKTTGFALSTGYYLGFPQLTVSPPATPPNSFDNLMEDLKLFKPHYLSLVPRVLTKIESLTKSAIANSDKETSAKLNEIVNYKLKKHEEADGSTGEREDYDNYAPYRALRKKFGFDNLIWTQTASAPISPLTLIYLKAGLGIGLRQLYGLTESFGAVSSSDAYEAKPGSCGSIGVGCEMKVQEVPAMGYYAEENKGELLLRGPQIFKGYYRDPEETEKALDKDGWFHTGDIGMINPDNGRLYIIDRVKNFFKLAQGEYISPEKIENVYLSSNPILAQLYVHGDSLQSYLVGIVGIEHPAGVKFLQNVCAFKDDLSPEQLITEINKPRNKKKFLESINSPLKGKLLGFERLHNIDIDINPLTVEKNVVTPTLKIKRGIAANYFQRVFKRLYDEGSLMNAKSKL; encoded by the coding sequence ATGCGGGGAGATGTGGGGGATATTGACTATACATTAAAGGCTAAATGGAAAGCTTCCGAAGAAGACGTTCatggatatatatattatctGAAATACCATCTAATTATTCCAactaatttaaatatattcattggGAAAAGTGAAACTagaaaaatgaatttgGCAGAGGATTTCACGCACAGTTTATATGGGTGTAACGATACGGCCAATGTTGAATCTCTTATTAGTACATTACCACTAGAGTCAAGTAAAACAATCAATTCAGTTGCTATCGATTCGGTTCAGAAACCATATTCGCCAACTTATAGAAATCAAGGAATTACTGACAGGCTTGTATCCAACATACATCCGCAGTTGAATACATACaataaattgttcaataattctgttAAATTGTTCAGGGATAGGGCATGTCTCGGAAGTAGGCCATATAATTATGAAACGGGCGAATCAGAGAAGTACTTCAGAAGTTATTCGTATGAAGAAGTGGATGAGAGAAGGAAGAACTTAGGATCGGGTATTCTCCATATTTTACAAGAAAGTGAGTTCAAAACGAATTCACCGGAACATAAGAAAATCGATAACCATTTACGTAACTGGGAAAAGTATGGCTCTATTGTGGGAGATAGGGAGAGTAATTGCTCATTTATTGTGTCGATTTTTTCCGCCAATAGATTAGAATGGGTTTTGGCAGATTTGGCTTGTTCGGCATATTCTTTAACCAATACGGCGTTATATGATACACTTGGAACGGACGCAAcgaaatatatattagaGTTGACCAAGAGTCCGGTGGTTATTAGTTCACGAGATAAGATAAAGGTTATTGTTGACTTGAAAAGGAGATTTCCTGATCAATTGCGGGATCTTATAACCATAGTTTCCATGGACCCATTGTTTCATTTATCTGAAAACTCAAGATTTAAAGCTGaagataaatcattaatctCTTTGGCTAAAGATTCTGGTATTTCTCTTTTTGATATAGATCACGTCGAAAAAATTGGTAACTCATTTAGAATAGACGAGTTACCACCAACGCCAGAAACCATGTACACTGTATCTTTTACTTCAGGTACGACTGGATCTAAACCGAAGGGTGTAATGTTGACGCAAGAAAACGCTGCCACGGCTATAACTTTCTTGACCAGTACAATGCCTCAGGTTGACCATGGGAAGGCGTTTATATTTTTACCATTGACCCATATCTACGAGAGAAAGACTACTGGATTTGCATTGTCTACTGGGTATTATTTAGGATTCCCTCAGTTAACTGTTAGTCCACCAGCAACGCCTCCAAATCTGTTCGACAACCTAATGGAAGATTTAAAGCTTTTTAAACCCCATTATTTATCGCTAGTTCCTAGGGTTTTGACCAAGATTGAATCCTTAACGAAATCCGCTATTGCAAATTCCGATAAGGAGACTTCGGCCAAACTTAATGAAATTGTCAACTACAAATTAAAGAAGCACGAAGAGGCCGACGGTAGTACTGGCGAACGTGAAGATTACGATAATTATGCACCTTACAGGGCCCTTCGTAAAAAGTTTGGGTTCGACAACTTGATATGGACCCAAACTGCATCTGCGCCAATTTCTCCCTTAACACTCATTTACTTGAAAGCTGGCTTAGGCATCGGGTTGAGGCAGTTGTATGGGTTGACCGAATCGTTCGGAGCCGTGTCGCTGAGTGATGCATACGAGGCAAAACCAGGCTCGTGTGGAAGTATTGGAGTTGGGTGCGAAATGAAGGTACAAGAAGTTCCTGCAATGGGATACTACGccgaagaaaataaaggCGAGTTGTTATTGAGAGGTCCTCAGATCTTCAAGGGCTATTACCGTGATCCGGAAGAAACTGAGAAAGCCCTAGACAAAGACGGCTGGTTTCACACTGGTGACATTGGAATGATAAACCCCGACAACGGCAGACTCTACATCATAGACAGGGTCaagaatttcttcaaattggCCCAGGGCGAGTATATATCTCCcgaaaaaattgaaaacgTCTATTTATCTTCCAACCCAATTCTTGCCCAACTATACGTCCATGGTGATTCCCTCCAGTCGTATTTAGTAGGAATTGTGGGCATAGAACACCCTGCGGGAGTGAAGTTTCTACAAAATGTTTGTGCATTCAAGGATGATTTATCACCCGAACAGTTAATTACCGAAATTAACAAGCCACGGAACAAAAAGAAGTTTTTGGAAAGTATTAACTCCCCTTTGAAGGGTAAGCTTTTAGGATTTGAGAGACTCCacaatattgatattgatatcaatCCTTTGACCGTGGAAAAAAATGTAGTAACTCCAACATTAAAGATCAAGAGAGGCATTGCCGCTAACTACTTCCAACGTGTCTTTAAGAGGTTATACGATGAAGGTTCCTTAATGAATGCAAAATCGAAGCTATAG